TCATGGGAGTAGCCTCTTGAACAACGGGGTGAAGGTGTTATTGAGGTTCACTTGTGTATTCACGCATTTATTGTTGGACCGCATTTCTCGGCTGATCTCAAGATCTTCAAACAGGTTCATCTTGATGTTGTACTTATTGCCCGTAATGTTGTGTAGAACCTCAGAGTTCCGATTTGGGCTGAACTGGTGTCGATAGAATGCGAGATGATGGCCAAATGTTGATAGTTGGGGTCTACTCAGATGTTCCTTTATTCTAGTGGATAGCCTCCTCCTAGTCTGGCCCACATACGATGTGTCACAATCACCACACTTAAGTTTATATACGCCACTTCGGTCCAGTTTTTTGACATTATCCTTTGAGTTCACTAATAAGGAGCCCAGCGAACGCACACCAGAATAGGAGATCCTATACCCGTCAACAGAACGCTCGAGGACGTGAGATATTGCCTCTGACAGGTGGCCCATGTATGGTAGAGAGTAGTATTTCAAGTTGTCCATAACATCTGAACTGTATGCTAAAGCTCTTCTCTGCTTATTTATTACGttatttttgatcatatcaacTACCTCTGGGTCATAACCATTGTTCAATGCGATTTGTTTAATTATATTGAGTTCTTTCTCTCTGTTAGCTTGAGATAAAGGGAAGTTGAGGGCTCTATGAACGTAGCAACGCAAGGCTGCCATCTTGTGGCTTCTGGGGTGGCACGATTGTGCTGGTATTATGTGATCCGTTTGTGTCTTTTTTCTATATATCTCGAAAGTCAAGGAGCTATCTTCGGATCTGGAGATAGTGAGATCGAGAAAGTTTATGGATCTGTTGACTTCCAACTCGAGAGTGAATTTTATCCTCGGGTGCAATGTGTTGATGAAGTACAACAAAGCATGGGCATCATCAGGAATGCCGTCTAGGATGACGAATATATCATCCACGTATCTGTACCAGCGCACTATTATTCTCCACCTTATCATTATGTAGGCCTCAAGCTTCTCGAGAAAACGGTCAGCCAGGAAGGAAGACAGAGGGGAACCCATGGCCAATCCATCAATTTGTCTGTACACAACATTGTTGAAAACGAAGAAATCCTGGGATAACGCGAGCTTCAACAGAGTAAGGATGTCGGCGAGCTTGGAGTCAGGAACGTCATGCTCACGGAGCAACTCAGAAACTAGGGGAATGCATTCCCTTGTTGGACTTCATCAACACATTGCACCCGAGGATAAAATTCACTCTCGAGTTGGAAGTCAACAGATCCATAAACTTTCTCGATCTCACTATCTCCAGATCCGAAGATAGCTCCTTGACTTTCGAGATATatagaaaaaagaaacaaacGGATCACATAATACCAGCACAATCGTGCCACCCCAGAAGCCACAAGATGGCAGCCTTGCGTTGCTACGTTCATAGAGCCCTCAACTTCCCTTTATCTCAAGCTAACAGAGAGAAAGAACTCAATATAATTAAACAAATCGCATTGAACAATGGTTATGACCCAGAGGTAgttgatatgatcaaaaataaCGTAATAAATAAGCAGAGAAGAGCTTTAGCATACAGTTCAGATGTTATGGACAACTTGAAATACTACTCTCTACCATACATGGGCCACCTGTCAGAGGCAATATCTCACGTCCTCGAGCGTTCTGTTGACGGGTATAGGATCTCCTATTCTGGTGTGCGTTCGCTGGGCTCCTTATTAGTGAACTCAAAGGATAATGTCAAAAAACTGGACCGAAGTGGCGTATATAAACTTAAGTGTGGTGATTGTGACACATCGTATGTGGGCCAGACTAGGAGGAGGCTATCCACTAGAATAAAGGAACATCTGAGTAGACCCCAACTATCAACATTTGGCCATCATCTCGCATTCTCTCGACACCAGTTCAGCCCAAATCGGAACTCTGAGGTTCTACACAACATTACGGGCAATAAGTACAACATCAAGATGAACCTGTTTGAAGATCTTGAGATCAGCCGAGAAATGCGGTCCAACAATAAATGCGTGAATACACAAGTGAACCTCAATAACACCTTCACCCCGTTGTTCAAGAGGCTACTCCAATGACGTTTttaaaatatgattttaaaatatgatttttaaaATATGACCATTTCATTGCTTCACACTTGTTTGAACGTTTGTTAGTGTGCTATATTGGTTTGTCGTCTGTTTGTTGACACTGTGTGTGTTCATAGATTATGTTATTGTAGGGTGGCACCACTGATTTGCGTGCCACTTGTTTCATCTGTCATAAGTCACCCTTCATTCGTTTGGAGGTCACCTATCTGTCTTGTCGTCGAATGACGGATGTTTACGTTTGTATTCGTTTGTTCCTTCTGGCGAAAACTGTACCTGATTCTAGCGTTTTAGTTTTAAAttttcaagttttaattttaatttgcaTTGACTCTTCCGCATGCCGCCTGTGGTATTATTCCTGGACGGGTAAttatcaaaataaatttctatctcTTGTAATAATCATAGTTACCCTTCCAGGGAACCCTGATGATGACATATTGTCGAAAGCGCTCGGTTCTTAACTGAAGTTTAATAAACTACACACTGCAGTACTTCGTTTCAATTAATCGTATATTTAGTGTGCAAAATCAACCATAATTCGAATATTGAATAAAAGATTGGACGAGATCAAGCATTATGTAAAATCGTCAGTGCCGGACAATATATATCGGAATTTTTCGGGATCTTGTAGAGATAATTTCGAGACACTGTTCAATAGAATCAGAACTACGAATATTAACAAATTAGAATCATTACTTCAAAATTTTTCCAGACCAATGCATTGTTCACAATTACAATCCAATTTCTTGTATAACTACACTGATGTGATTGTGCCACAAGACGTAGAATCAATATTATCATTGGGTCCAAAATTCAGCGTTCCACAGGTAATCACATACCGATTCCAACCATTATTAAAGATTTCGAGTTTGCAATTCAGAGTTTCCATCTCAGTGAAGATGACAAAAATATACTGCGAACTAGGGGTGTTAACATTATAACGAATTTTTGGTTCAAATCTCAACATCGGAAAACCCTACATCCACTTCTTAAATCTTTCAATAACACTAGATTATTCATTAAAAGACATCCTGATATCGTTATCATGAGAGCAGACAAGGGGAACTCTACGGTTATTATGTTTAAAAgagaatatttagaatatatGACCGACATGCTGTCCGATCAAAACACATACAATAAAATTAAAACAGATATCACCAACAGAATTCAGCGTGAAGCAAATGAATTAATCAATAAATTGAAGTCTCAATCCTATTTAGATGAAAAAGAATCActgaagatgaaaaaatataactcCACTTCACCAAAATTATACGGTCTCAGAAAAGTCCACAAACCCAATTTAAATATAAGACCAATTGTAAGTTGTATAAACTCACCTTCTTACAACATATCATGTTTTATACACCAGATTATGAGTCAGGTAACGTCAACTTCTCCGTACAACGTCAAAAATTCGTTCGAGTTCGTTTCTCTTGTTAAAACAGTTTCTGTCCCGGAGGGTTATTGTCTGATTTCCTTAGATGTCATCTCATTGTACACTAACGTCGTCAAAGACTTAACAGTTAAAATAGTGAAAAAACGGTGGAAATACATCTCGGCCTTCACTAACATACCGAAAACACTGTTCCTGGAAATGATTGTATTTATTTTCACGTCCAGCTACTTTAAGTTTAATAATGAGTATTATAGgcaaattgatggaatggctATGGGTAACCCAGCTAGTCCATCCATAGCAAATTTAGTATTGACAGAACTCATACAAGAGTGTATAAACCAACTATCATTTTGGGTTCCAGTTATAGCATTGTATGTGGATGATTTGTTCTTGATTGTTCCCGCGAACAAATGTCGTGAACTCTTGACCGCATTCAATCAATTTCATCCCCGCCTTCAATTCACTCTAGAGATGGAGAAAGACAATTCTTTGCcctttttggatgttgtcgtaCACAGGAGAGAGGATGGCTCCTTGATAACTAACTGGTACAGAAAGCCAACAAGTTCAGGACGAATTTTGAACTATAATTCGTATTGCAGTTTCGCATATAAAATTTCCGCCGTTAAAAACCTAATATATAGATCAATTAATTTGAGTGACCGTTCGTTCCACAATGACAATCTAAAAGTGATAAGAGAAATATTAAAGCTCAACAACTACCCTAAGTCACTtagtaataaaataatttcgagTACGAACTTGGTCAGTGGACCTTCGGGTTCAGACAGCGTAGACGTGATAGGCAGAATGACATGTTTCAAGTTTCCATACATCGAGGGACTTAGCAACCCGATAAAGAATTTAATCAGGGGTGCTTCTGAAAACGTGAAATTGGCATCATACAGCCTTTCGGTTTGTGGTTCGTTATTTTCGAGACTGAAAGATGTTGACACCGTTCTGGACCGCAGTGAAGTAATATATAAGATACCCTGCATGAATTGCCACAAATGCTATATAGGTCAAACGAAACAACTTCTTGGAAATAGAATAAAACAGCACAAATATAACTGTAACGAAAGTTTTAAATCCAAGGATAATAACACAGCCCTTGCAACTCATCATTTCAGTGAACaccacaatttcaattttcaggcAGCCTCCATTTTAGACGTAGAAAGTAATTggatgaaaagaaatataagtGAAATGATATACATAAAATTGAACAATACTGTAAATTGTCGCACTGACACCCAGAACTTGAGCTTGGTATACACTGGCATTTTGGaccttttcaaaaataaatacccAACTAGATAATTTCAAAACAAGACAAAaaagataaataaaatatattaattatgTTGATAACCAATTGATTTCATACGGTTGATTCCACCTGTCATAAACACGATATGGGGGATCGCATCAGTTTTGGCACATTCATTGAAGGTGATGCACTGCATTGATCGACAGAATATACAATTTTCTGACGAAGTTTTTCGAGTTTCCATGGGTCTCTGGTCTGTATTGTTCATCACACTATTTTTAAGATCCATCGGGTGGAAAACATAATTTCAGCTTTGGTAAGTGTTTCAAGTCAGTCTTTCGTCCAATCTGATTTATTTTCCGAAAAAGTTGATAAATTTatgtattatatttttcattatgtaaGTGTAGTTCGAGTTTTACTCTTTTTCAATCATGAAAGAAaataacagaataaaaaaagaaaaataaaaaatttgttgtATTTTAATTTTCTTTCGTATTTTAAATGTTATTTCAGCCTTTTATTGCATTCTGTGTTGATGGATTTTATATGATTAGATTTATGTAAGAtaagatctttgaaaaattgtattttttgtagccctgaagaagtggaaatatatccgcgaaacgtcggcattacttgggtttagtttttggaccatccacgtttcctatatcctgtgaaaaatctagaatttaggaataacgcttgacaaaggacttacttggaaaagtcatatcaaacaagcaatcgacaaaacgaaagcagtgatgaatagactctacccccTAATAgtaagaagaagccacatgtccaaagagacaaaattgaagataatcaaagccatTGCTAGGcttcaactgacttatggatcagttgcctggggtttcgcggcaaagagccatatcaaaagaattcaggccactgaaaacaagctgctacgaggtgcaatagatgcaccatggtttgtcaggaatagacagatttatgaGATGAAAAGGTTTATAGCCAAATGCCCGGAacaaatattcaagaagcagttaagggtttttagtgggtctcgagctcaggagagtgaaaatccccacacttgttccccctcaggagagggt
This genomic stretch from Coccinella septempunctata chromosome 7, icCocSept1.1, whole genome shotgun sequence harbors:
- the LOC123317673 gene encoding uncharacterized protein LOC123317673 → MGSPLSSFLADRFLEKLEAYIMIRWRIIVRWYRYVDDIFVILDGIPDDAHALLYFINTLHPRIKFTLELEVNRSINFLDLTISRSEDSSLTFEIYRKKTQTDHIIPAQSCHPRSHKMAALRCYVHRALNFPLSQANREKELNIIKQIALNNGYDPEVVDMIKNNVINKQRRALAYSSDVMDNLKYYSLPYMGHLSEAISHVLERSVDGYRISYSGVRSLGSLLVNSKDNVKKLDRSGVYKLKCGDCDTSYVGQTRRRLSTRIKEHLSRPQLSTFGHHLAFYRHQFSPNRNSEVLHNITGNKYNIKMNLFEDLEISREMRSNNKCVNTQVNLNNTFTPLFKRLLP
- the LOC123316371 gene encoding uncharacterized protein LOC123316371, which translates into the protein MKKYNSTSPKLYGLRKVHKPNLNIRPIVSCINSPSYNISCFIHQIMSQVTSTSPYNVKNSFEFVSLVKTVSVPEGYCLISLDVISLYTNVVKDLTVKIVKKRWKYISAFTNIPKTLFLEMIVFIFTSSYFKFNNEYYRQIDGMAMGNPASPSIANLVLTELIQECINQLSFWVPVIALYVDDLFLIVPANKCRELLTAFNQFHPRLQFTLEMEKDNSLPFLDVVVHRREDGSLITNWYRKPTSSGRILNYNSYCSFAYKISAVKNLIYRSINLSDRSFHNDNLKVIREILKLNNYPKSLSNKIISSTNLVSGPSGSDSVDVIGRMTCFKFPYIEGLSNPIKNLIRGASENVKLASYSLSVCGSLFSRLKDVDTVLDRSEVIYKIPCMNCHKCYIGQTKQLLGNRIKQHKYNCNESFKSKDNNTALATHHFSEHHNFNFQAASILDVESNWMKRNISEMIYIKLNNTVNCRTDTQNLSLVYTGILDLFKNKYPTR